From the genome of Desulfobacterales bacterium:
AATCAAGGCGTTTGTCTTATAAATTCGAAAAGTGTATCAGTATCCGTTAAGCTTTTCAATTTAACAACGCAATAAAAACAGGGAAGGAAACAATACGCCATGTCAGATCTATCTGAATTTGAATTTGATTCTTATCAAGATACAGAATCAATCCAAAAATATCTTCAATCACTTGTCGAAGGATTTGAAAATCATAGAATAATGCTTAGTTCAGACAAAAAAGAAATTACTTTATATCCTGACGATTTACTTCAGTTCTCCATAAAAGCAAAAAAAAAAGATGGAGAAAACAATCTTAACATTAAAATTTCATGGAAAGATAAGGGCGAATCTAAGTATAAAAGAACAATTTCAATTGCGTCATAAAGTAAAGTAAACAATCCAATGCAGATATTAACCGAAAATTTAAAATTCCTTTTAAGCGAAGTAGAAAATCAAATTAATCTAACTAAGGAAATACTTGCTGATTCAACGCAAAAAGATAATTTTGAAAAAATAGAATCCAAAGATGATTATATTGATAATTTAAAAACTGTTTTAGAAAATACTTGTTTTTCCAGAATTCATGGACAAAAACACTACGATGAAAAAACAATTAATAAAATTAGAACCGCTCATGTAATAGCTGTAAATTTAGAAAGAATTGCTGATTTTTGTGTTAATATTGCAAATCAAACTAAATATCTTTCCGATCCTTTTTTTATACACCATTTTAAATATCTTGAAATGATAGAAGAAATTGAAGATACGCTTTCAAAAATTTTTCCTGCTTTTGAAAAGGCAAACATGGCTCAAGCTCTT
Proteins encoded in this window:
- a CDS encoding amphi-Trp domain-containing protein, with translation MSDLSEFEFDSYQDTESIQKYLQSLVEGFENHRIMLSSDKKEITLYPDDLLQFSIKAKKKDGENNLNIKISWKDKGESKYKRTISIAS